In the Arachis stenosperma cultivar V10309 chromosome 8, arast.V10309.gnm1.PFL2, whole genome shotgun sequence genome, aaaataaaaattctatattttttaatttcaccgtcctaaatttatttatattttttaatgataaaatcttatgatttttttaaaacgAATGAACCGATATAATCTATTTTACAATAATTTGTatcatattaaattaaaattaaaaataaaattaaatcaatgcaactaaaattgcaaaaaatatatatatacttaaaatggatttttttttttaattcgaTCTTAATTAGTACCAGAAACCCCCCTGATTGAAGATACAAGCATTGACCTCGACAAGTGtgatggaaaagaaaaagttcTTCAAAGCAAGCAGGGCGGGTACATGCACTCAGACAGGCCCAGTTGCCTACTACGCCACGCACGTGAGCCTTGTGTCACTCAATTCCCCAAGTCACGTGTCTATCAGTCTATGAACACATTTTTGTCGGTCTCTTCACTTCtaaaagcaaaaaacaaaaatatctttaaacaaatagaatttaattttaatatatagataatatcacatattttatataattgtataattatatttatttttaaaattatttatgctaataaattttattaatataacattatataattaaatatatatataaaattatttaatacgatatcaaaattaaattcaaaaaaataattcaaattttacATTCTGTAAACTACTAAAAGTCTAAGAGTTTGTTTggatgaatttttaaaaaaatatattttttcgaagttatcttttttttaaaagattttatgaagaaataaaaataattttatgttttgatATTTCAtgcaaaaaaatctttttatttattaattatgtttaagtataacaatataaaaatactttttgtttatttattacatgaaaaaaatttaaaaaaaatttaaaaaaaatataaattacaacttttcacaaaaaatattttttatttttttaatatttttatttttactattaaaaatttgtcaaacacattaaaaaaaattaacaaaataactGCGCTCAAACAAACATTAAGACTTTGTTTAGTCGGAATGAAAGAAATataaaggaaagaagagaaaggaaaaaaattgagtgGAACTTTATTTTCCTTAGATATGTTTGgatgaaagaaaaatgaaaaggaagGAAATAGTATATAATGTTATGAAAAGACAATTTTATCcttagatattttaaaatatattaaaaaataaaaaataatattaaaatattgatacaaaatatattttccttctattttttatccattattaaaaagaaagaattttcAATAAATCCCACCCATTTTTTTAcactattatttttttcttttaactttTCCATTTAATCAAACGAATTATTTTCCTTCCAATTTTTTTCCTTCCTATTCCCTTCCTCTCATATTCCTCTCAAACAAACAGACCCTAAAACTGTATCGCTGATGGAGACAAATAATGAAATAACcctcaaacaaaacaaaagaaatactCCATAAGGTTCGAGAGATaatgaattttttataaaataataattaaattacaaatgaatttgaaataattttcaAGAATAATTAGTTATATGTAAAATATCTTGTCCGGCATTTacaattttgataaaattatagagtattttaagattttttaaatttaattttaatgtatttataggtttatttaattatatatatatattaatattttttaattcattacATGAAcaataatgtaaataataaatataattaaataatttttaaaaatattatactaataagatattaaaattaattttttttaaatttattttatttaacatcaataaaagtaactgttttttaaaataatcgtaatcattatttaaaaaattattattttaaattgaatttaattttcatatattaacATTCAATCTTATCTTATGATATCattataaataactaatttttaaatttattatttaaaagatatttaaacacaaaatctagttaaataataataatattttttaacaataaattaaaattaaacttttctaaataaatcCCCAAAAGCCACCAAAGAACAACAAGAAAAAAcagaggaaagaaaagaaaagaaaaacaaagaagccACAAAATccgagaagaagagagaaatctACGGCCCCAAACACTGACTCCTTTTTAACCCTCTATGACCAGAAACCCAAAGAAACAGTGAACCAATCAGAACACAACACGCaacacaaaagaaaattaataaaaataaaaataaaaataagatttttattAACTCGTAGCAGAGAGAAAAGCAAGGCTAAACCTCAGAAACAATGGATTAGGGACACAACCTCacgagaaagaaagagagagagagagttgctTCATTCGTCAAATTAATCTTATTGGTGCAACCTACCCAACCTACCGTCTCAGGGATTTCCCCCAAAAAATCTTTCTTCGgagatttttagggttttcccTACTGGATTTCTTCGCGATTCTTCGGGATTTCCCGTTCTTTTTTTACCCCTTTTGATTCTAACTGAACCATTACTGTATCTCGTTGATTTTTAATTCTCGCTGGAACAGATCCACCACCCCTTTTGCGTAAAGGTTCGTTCTTTACTCTTTACTCCTTCTGTTTTATTCAATTGCGCTTCATGATTTCTGATGACTATGCGTGATCGCTGTTTTACGGAGTGTGTGGGGTGTGTTCATGTTTGCGTGTTCGTTCTATGCTATCACATTGTTTTGATTTCTAAGATTCCGCACACGATGCATTTGGAGAAGCAAATCCttcttttttttgaattcatctTACTTGTTTTTTGTGGTTTAGATTTATTTCAGTGTTTGATCCTGTGTACCTTGATTGTAGAGCAGAATCCAGGAGTTTGGTTTTGATATTTTGCGGCAAAAGTGGAAAACATTCTGTGGTGTCTGTGATTCTTGTGCCGTTGGGATGTTGTGATCTTAATAAATAAGATTGTAAATGCTTGATTAGTTAGTTGGTCAACAACCGATGTTATTAtgaggaagaaaaggaaaggaagTGAGGCAGATGCCTCCGATCTGCCGGATGATGTTTTGCCTTTGGAACATGAGTCTGCGTCTTCGAATTTGAAGTGTCATTACTCGCTGGAGGATTGCTTTAGGCTGAAGAAGAGGTGCAAGGAAGATGCCGACACTGAGCCCGCCTCTTCTTATAAGAGAAGGCTCGCCGGCATTGCGACTGCCCCGCCTTGCGGGACTTCATCATTGCTCACGCCGGGGAGAGGTCTCAAGAGGAAGATAGGTTGCATTGATGCTGCTACCCAGATGGGCAGGAAGAAGAAGATTGAGGATGATTATGTTCCTGGTCAAACGATTGGGCAAGGAAAATTTGGCTCTGTTTGGTTGTGCCGATCAAGGGCTAGCGGAGCAGAATATGCGTGTAAGACTCTGAAGAAAGGAGAGGAGACAGTTCATCGAGAGGTTGAGATAATGCAGCACTTGTCTGGACATTCCGGGGTTGTGACACTGCAAGCAGTGTATGAAGAAGCTGAATGCTTCCATCTTGTGATGGAATTATGCTCCGGGGGGCGACTGATCGATCATATGTTTAGGGAAGGTCCATGTTCGGAACAGCAGGCTGCTAATGTACTCAAGGAAGTGATGTTAGTCATCAAGTACTGTCATGACATGGGAGTTGTGCACAGAGATATCAAACCTGAGAATATTCTGCTCACAGCATCAGGAAAAATAAAGCTTGCAGATTTTGGCCTTGCAATGAGAATTTCTGAAGGTAACATCTGAGACTGTATGAATATGATAGTCTCCCTGATGTATCTTTACAATTAACGTGGATAGAATTCATTCCCAACCTGTTTTGTGTAAAAGAAGTTTATACAACCTAATAATTATCAATAAAACCTGTTTGAGGGTATATAGCAGATGTGCTAGTACATTATTTGATGTTAGTTTTGAGCCTAGTGGTCATATGTTATTTCCCTGTGGTATTGTAAATGGTATACTGAATTTGAAAGTAATTGCTATTATTGCAGGAATTTTGAAAGTGGTCAGAACTCTACACTTTGCATACATTGGATCTTTGTTTGCTAATTTTACGTTGTCAATAGGAGAAAAACATGGTGGGATTTAGATGGTTATATCCTTTGCAAGTTGCAGGATTTTTTCTTTCACCACTCCTTAAGAAAGTCTTCTGCAAATTTGAGTCAGAGGTCTTAGGGAAAATGCTTGTGTCAATATGAACCTAACCTACCTTGCAGTTGGTCCATGATATTGTCTTTCCTATCTGTTGCAAATAATATGTAATTGGAATTTCTCATTTTGTGCTCCATTTGTCGTACAATTATATGTTTCAGCATTGTCTAAGCTCTTGATAACTATAAATTTTGTATCTCAGGTCAGAACTTGACTGGCTTAGCAGGAAGCCCTGCATATGTCGCCCCAGAAGTATTGTCCGGCAAATACTCCGAGAAGGTGGATATATGGAGTTCGGGAGTGCTCCTGTATGCTCTATTGGTCGGCAATCTTCCATTCCAGGGGGATTCATTGGAAGCTGTTTTCGAGGCAATTAAGAATGTCAAATTGGATTTCCAAACAGGCATATGGGCAGCAATATCTAAACCTGCACGAGACCTCGTCGAGAGAATGCTTACAAGGGATGTTACATCAAGAATAACAGCTGATGAAGTACTTAGTAAGTTCATACGCATTGATTATAATAGTTTTGTTGTTGGCCACTTTTATCTCTCTACATCAATGATGCATGCAGCAATGTAGCAATTAATTCTTGTATTCAATACTCTCTTTTGTTATTTCATTTGAAATgattaaaacagagaacaattCCAGGTTCTCTTGATAGTTATCTTTGCAGTCACAAGGATTTTTTGCAAGCTCTCAACAACTTTTGCCAATCAGCAACTTTGTATGTTATACTAATATTTTCTGGTTCGTTTTCAGCGCATCCATGGATGACATTTTACACAGAACGCACATTGAAGCCACTGCCCAGCCGAACAAAAACGAAGCACCAAGTTGGTGCATCATGTGGACGGTTTGTCTCCGCCCCTGTAACTAGGTTAGGAAGAAACAGGTTAGGTAACAGCTCCCTTAGCGAGTCTTCGTCCTCTGAGAGTTGCGACTCAGATGATGAGGACGGATGTGTGCTGATCGACGCCCTAGCCACGGCGATCTCACACGTAAGGATCTCAGAACCGAAGAGGAGCAGGTTGTGTGGTCCAACAGGTCCAATAGTTGAGCAAGGTTCATCTAACATGAAGGCTAACAACCTCTGTAAAGCATTTTGACCTACTGACATGGCTGACAATTGCCACATGCCACACTACCACGGTACCCTCCGCATTTGGGGTGTTTTAGAAGTTACTTTCCCCCATCACAACGACAACACAGCACAGCATAACAACGGACACAGTGGGCAAAAGTGGATTACATTGCTGACAATTCCCACGTTAGGTTGGCCTTTTGTGCCAATTGCTCTTCAACTTCTCCCTTCTATTAGTGTATGATCTAATtgcaataatttttttctagttCCTTTGGTCGTTAACCTAATAATGTTTGACTGAGAGAGTGAAATAATTGTACAggatatgtatatatagaaTGCATATTATTCTATCTCTGCCCCTCTTCTTGCTATATCTACAGCAcggtttatatatatatatatatatatatattgagagagagagaatattttaaattttatttcattgATTTATATTATTTGGAAGGTTGATCATTAGTCATTACTCAGTTTTATTGTGTAACTTTTTTAGAATACTAAAGAGATCGATTATAGTGTTTGATAATATATGGTAATAACGGATCAAAATTAAAACCTAGTGGTGGTGTAACCATGACATTGACATGCACATACGAAATAGAAAACCCTGATTTCTTCTCAAAAGCATTGCAAGAAAGGTGCAAGTGGGACATAGAGACGGGACAAGAAAGAAACGCAAATAAGGGAATATGTGTCTTTTGTAAGTATCAGAATCTCACGTTTTAAGGATGATGATTTCCGCACACAATTGAATACATGCATACAAATCTCGGCCGTTGGTGAAAACACAAGTGTTAGGAGAGCAATAAAAAAACCTTTACATGTAAGTAACTAGTAATATATTGGGAATGCAATAATGATAGAATGCCTCTCTCAGAAGCAAGAGAAATCATGAATGTGACACGCAAAAGTAGTTCTGTTTCTGCATGCCTGCTACACAAGCAACAACTGCCATGAATATTATGCAAGGAATCATTACTGTATAGGCTAGTAATCTGATCAGCAACCACACATCCAACGATATTCATCAACaacggttttttttttttttttttttttctaaaatatgtTTCATTTACCGTATGAATGAATGTGATAGCAACTCCCATTGATTTACCCATCTATTAAACTTGATGGAATTAAGAACACAAGAATATTATAACATTATGTGGGCACATAACTAGCTATCTTAATCATTGATATTATGGAGCCTCTGAAATATAATTCCAAAGCCTAGGTTTTCAACTATATAGTGTGTTACACTTTGATGGATAGTGGAGCTTTTCTATACAACAAAATGTTAATTAAGAAGGCCTACGCTGAAGGCTTCTTTTTTCAACTCAACTGGAGCATCATAACCCCTAACAGTGACCTCATTTTCTAAACATTTTTGACCAAGCGTATACTACAAAGAAACAAATTAATGCAAAACAAACCACATGAACAACATGGTTTGAACCACTTCGAACAATGCTCTTGTTCAATCTTCTTATATTATTCTTAACCCCGGCTTGAGCGTTCGTCATCAATGTTTGCTGCATCCAACAAATACAAACCCAAATGTTAACCAGTTCtggcaaaaaataaaaacataacaaataaaaaaggatGGTTGATCAATAACTGCAAATCAACATGTACCAAAAACTACACGAGTTCCACAGTATTCATTTGTAGTAGTAGTTAGTGTTACTAATATGaacattataaaaataaataaaatgctGGACATGTTTTGGAGACATCTTCAGATGCAACACCATAAAGTATTACTTCTCAATTTATGATTATTCATACATCCATTGATTATCTTAATGCAAATAAACCCAGAGATAAGCCTAGCTAACTATCCTAAAGAAATCAAAATCCACAATATTGAACGATCTTGTTTCTTGGTCAAAGTTTGAAATTCTAAAGCATAAATAACATGGCGCCTACACATTATTCCCAAAATTATCATTTCAGCTTATATAAGATGTCAAAATCTAGAGATGAATGAAGTTCCTGTAGGAACCATTTTGGCTGGTTCATATAGAGCAGGCAACTCTAAGCAAACtgatacacacacacacacacataggAGTATAGCTTATTGAAGATATGATGTACCAGCTCTTCCAAAAAATCCTTCTGCTGCTTTACTTCTGTACCTATCTCTTGAGCAACCTGCACCCAATATGTATGAAATTGTGTATGCGATCAGAACGAAGCATAAAGGGAAACAAGAGAAGGGGAAAAAATATTGGAATGCCACAGTTTCCTCAAACTacttctaataaaataaaacaattaaCAGTAATTACATCCTTGCCTAGAACATAAGGCATACAAGCATACATTATTTCCATCAAAATCCAATACTCTATAAGGAGCAATAGATTGTTAAATCAAAGAAATTGTCATGAAACAACTTTTCTCAAAAATTTAAGCTAATAAGAAGAGGTAAcatgaataattatatctctaacatGCTTCCTCAAACAATAGTCTCTTTTCGATTGGCTTGATTTTTTGCATAGgccttcttttctctttttatttgccTTATGCTATTTTTCCTCTGAAACTCTAATACCATGTTATAAAACTACTCCCTCCAAAAACTTAAGCGGATAGGAAAAGGAAACAAGAATAATTATATCTATATCAGCaaggaagcaagcattgaaaAGCACATACAAGATCAACATAATAATTCTTCAGTTCTTCTCCAGAATAATTCGCCCTTCTAAGTTTCAAGCCCTAAAAATGAACATTCCTAGTTCCATGCTATGTGTTTATACTCCAAACTCCAAGTTCCAATCAAGGAATTAATAATGAAATTATTGAGAGAAGAGAAATACATTTCTCAACTTTTTGACTTGGCCGCGAAGATCGGTGATTTCGTGGTCCAAGTCCATGTCCACGGGATCAATGCGCAATTGGATTTCATTAGAGGAAGCAGCGGGTCTCGTGCTAAGCCCCTCTCTGCAAATCCCCAAAATTATATGAATATGAGTATGATTAGGGTTAGCATTAAATTCTGAAAATGGATGAAAGAATTGAATTACCTGGATCGGAAAGGGGCGGCATCACCGTAGGCGGAACCTCCTCGGTACGAATTGGAAGACATCAAAGATGGAATATGATGGAGAACAGGAAAACCCTTCAATTTCAGCCCCAAATTATGGAATCCGATTGGGATCTCAGTCACGTTTCTTGTCAAATAAATCGTTTTGCTTCCCTCACCACCTGTCTGCTTCCTCCTCCTTTTCACAAACTACCACTGCTTCTCTGCGATCCATAGGAAAATTTAACAGActtaaacataaataaatatatattaaattaattttgcatagttagaaaataatttaattttgattaaaaaattttaaatgcaTTAGATGACTTAGTAATGAATTTGATttggtaattaatttttttatatgtaatatttccatattttttataattactcaaaacatattttttttaaatactttgTATATATATCTAAATATTTTCATAATATCATCTAATTcgataaattaataattaatttattgtagatttaaattttatataaaaatttattgttgaCAAACAAAAGGACAAACGAGATATTCATTGGACTAATCTAAATTAATTATGAatcattattatttaaaatatatttagcttactatttaaaaaatattaataagataaaataagttGAGTAATTACTTGAATAGTCTAAGAATGCATGTCTTTAAGTAACAATATTTAAGATCCAATTTGTTCTAAAGTCCAGGCTGGTTCCAAAACACATTTTAATGAGTTTGGATTTATCATTTGATGTTATTTTTTAgttgaatttaaattatattttagatCTACTGAACttgatttggaaaaaaaataattactttttattGAATCTGATATTGATTTA is a window encoding:
- the LOC130944001 gene encoding bet1-like protein At4g14600 yields the protein MSSNSYRGGSAYGDAAPFRSREGLSTRPAASSNEIQLRIDPVDMDLDHEITDLRGQVKKLRNVAQEIGTEVKQQKDFLEELQTLMTNAQAGVKNNIRRLNKSIVRSGSNHVVHVVCFALICFFVVYAWSKMFRK
- the LOC130946325 gene encoding serine/threonine-protein kinase PEPKR2-like, translating into MRKKRKGSEADASDLPDDVLPLEHESASSNLKCHYSLEDCFRLKKRCKEDADTEPASSYKRRLAGIATAPPCGTSSLLTPGRGLKRKIGCIDAATQMGRKKKIEDDYVPGQTIGQGKFGSVWLCRSRASGAEYACKTLKKGEETVHREVEIMQHLSGHSGVVTLQAVYEEAECFHLVMELCSGGRLIDHMFREGPCSEQQAANVLKEVMLVIKYCHDMGVVHRDIKPENILLTASGKIKLADFGLAMRISEGQNLTGLAGSPAYVAPEVLSGKYSEKVDIWSSGVLLYALLVGNLPFQGDSLEAVFEAIKNVKLDFQTGIWAAISKPARDLVERMLTRDVTSRITADEVLTHPWMTFYTERTLKPLPSRTKTKHQVGASCGRFVSAPVTRLGRNRLGNSSLSESSSSESCDSDDEDGCVLIDALATAISHVRISEPKRSRLCGPTGPIVEQGSSNMKANNLCKAF